One genomic segment of Gimesia chilikensis includes these proteins:
- a CDS encoding AAA family ATPase — protein MTNPDEHLMVQEDEDAQRDLETQAIRGLANAYLLMRDEIGKVIIGQTEVVDEILISLFSRGHCLLVGVPGLAKTLLVSTIAKILHLSFRRIQFTPDLMPSDITGTDVLQDDPETGHRSFQFMQGPLFTNVLLADEINRTPPKTQAALLEAMQERHVTVGSNTYRLPEPFFVLATQNPIEQEGTYPLPEAQLDRFMFNVVVNYPTAAEELMILKQTTGNQKPELEAALTGRQILALQEVVRKVPVAEHVFVYARDLVRATRPGEDSAPKFVKEYLSWGAGPRAGQFLILGAKARAILEGRFHVSTEDIKSVAHAVLRHRIVTTFQADSQGLGTDDIIDMLIEHVPNQLKVQAQEAAKG, from the coding sequence ATGACCAACCCTGATGAGCATCTGATGGTTCAGGAAGACGAAGACGCACAACGAGATCTGGAGACCCAGGCCATTCGCGGTCTGGCGAACGCCTACCTGTTAATGCGGGACGAAATCGGCAAAGTCATCATCGGCCAGACCGAAGTGGTCGACGAAATCCTGATTTCACTCTTCAGCCGCGGTCACTGTCTGTTGGTCGGAGTACCGGGACTCGCCAAAACCCTGCTCGTCAGCACCATCGCCAAAATTCTGCATCTCTCGTTCCGTCGTATCCAGTTTACTCCCGACCTGATGCCCTCTGACATCACGGGTACCGACGTGCTGCAGGACGACCCCGAAACCGGTCACCGCAGCTTCCAGTTCATGCAGGGTCCGCTGTTTACGAACGTTCTGCTGGCTGACGAAATCAACCGAACGCCTCCCAAAACACAGGCCGCTCTGCTCGAAGCGATGCAGGAACGTCATGTCACCGTTGGCTCCAATACCTATCGGCTGCCCGAGCCATTCTTCGTACTGGCAACGCAAAACCCGATCGAACAGGAAGGGACTTATCCCCTCCCCGAAGCACAGCTGGACCGCTTCATGTTTAATGTCGTGGTGAATTATCCCACCGCTGCCGAAGAATTGATGATCCTTAAGCAGACCACCGGCAATCAGAAACCCGAGCTGGAAGCGGCTCTCACCGGTCGCCAGATTCTGGCTTTGCAGGAGGTCGTCAGAAAAGTGCCTGTTGCTGAGCATGTCTTTGTCTATGCCCGCGATCTGGTACGAGCTACACGTCCAGGGGAAGATTCGGCCCCGAAATTCGTCAAAGAATATCTGTCCTGGGGGGCCGGTCCGCGTGCGGGTCAGTTCCTGATTCTGGGAGCAAAAGCCCGGGCTATTCTGGAAGGCCGCTTCCATGTCTCCACCGAAGACATCAAATCGGTGGCACATGCTGTCCTGCGGCACCGGATCGTGACCACCTTCCAGGCCGACAGCCAGGGACTGGGCACCGACGATATTATTGATATGCTGATCGAACATGTTCCCAATCAGTTGAAAGTTCAGGCCCAGGAAGCAGCCAAAGGCTGA